A genomic region of Xanthomonas fragariae contains the following coding sequences:
- a CDS encoding type VI secretion system Vgr family protein has protein sequence MEPLYCSAASARSLSLRPAGAEGTPLGDIGAEDVDTAGPYGWQDSMRGQRRAQQQLDAQRVTAHIIEGQGCWRQLAPGTRFGLRQHASVAADARFLCLQVRHQARNTLGAEVFDALEQSLGDVAVAGAPLPPALAGLSRGYAVPQDEAAVAFYRNQFTAIPATATYRPQTEDGHGVRLHPKPTVAGTLSAIVVSDGDPVQSDRDHRIKVQFPFQRGADASSALAHPGGEDNAPGSASAWTWVRVMTPWAGDNWGGVVLPRKGQEVLVGFLEGDIDRPVVIGSVYNGRGQADAAHNQVGGGGAGATGNAPAWFQGNAHGAVFTGFKSQALAQSQDGTGGYQQLRLDDTPGQGRAQLSTTQHASTLTLGHLKGGSDNLREGERGYGVELSTQAYGAVRAGQGLLLSSEPGQQQLAASQALAQLAQGEQLLQGLANAARQQQAQLPNDPDRLPAQEGLKTLQASLQATQSGSAAGQLQGGDGQAPGWSHPALLGSGSAGVMSLTPADQVWVSGTQTTLLAGTALNWASQAQLVLAVAGGLVLYTQGSAPVAGSPNQERGIALHAAQGTLSARAHKNLAKLAAKTQVRIVSTTADVQIAAPTKHLLATAAGAYIKLDGDDIELGAPGAIEFKGGQQVWTGPQGVSAGASAPSSALKLCDFKTRTADAGGDAIVLIQG, from the coding sequence GTGGAGCCACTATATTGCAGCGCCGCCAGCGCACGCAGCCTGAGCCTGCGCCCGGCCGGCGCCGAGGGCACGCCGCTGGGCGACATCGGCGCCGAGGACGTGGACACCGCCGGCCCGTACGGTTGGCAAGACAGCATGCGCGGGCAGCGCCGCGCGCAGCAGCAGCTGGATGCGCAGCGGGTGACGGCGCACATCATCGAGGGCCAGGGTTGCTGGCGCCAGCTGGCCCCGGGCACGCGCTTTGGCCTGCGCCAGCATGCGAGCGTGGCGGCCGATGCGCGGTTCCTGTGCCTGCAGGTGCGGCACCAGGCGCGCAACACCCTGGGCGCGGAGGTGTTCGATGCGCTGGAGCAGTCGCTGGGCGATGTGGCGGTGGCCGGGGCGCCGCTGCCGCCGGCGCTGGCCGGCCTGAGCAGGGGGTATGCGGTGCCGCAGGACGAGGCGGCGGTGGCGTTCTACCGCAACCAGTTCACCGCGATACCGGCCACCGCGACGTACCGGCCGCAGACCGAGGACGGCCATGGCGTGCGCCTGCATCCCAAGCCGACGGTGGCCGGCACGCTGAGCGCGATCGTGGTCAGCGACGGGGACCCGGTGCAGTCCGACCGCGACCACCGGATCAAGGTGCAGTTCCCGTTCCAGCGCGGTGCCGACGCCAGCAGCGCGCTGGCGCATCCGGGGGGCGAGGACAACGCGCCGGGCAGCGCGTCGGCGTGGACCTGGGTGCGGGTGATGACGCCGTGGGCCGGGGACAACTGGGGCGGCGTGGTGCTGCCGCGCAAGGGCCAGGAAGTGCTGGTGGGGTTCCTGGAAGGGGACATCGACCGGCCGGTGGTGATCGGCAGCGTCTACAACGGGCGCGGCCAGGCCGATGCGGCGCACAACCAGGTCGGCGGCGGCGGGGCCGGGGCCACCGGCAATGCGCCGGCGTGGTTCCAGGGCAACGCGCACGGCGCGGTGTTCACCGGGTTCAAGAGCCAGGCGCTGGCGCAAAGCCAGGACGGCACCGGCGGTTACCAGCAGCTGCGTCTGGACGACACCCCCGGCCAGGGCCGCGCGCAGCTGTCGACCACCCAGCACGCCAGCACCTTGACCCTGGGCCACCTGAAGGGCGGCAGCGACAACCTGCGCGAAGGCGAGCGCGGCTACGGGGTGGAACTGTCCACCCAGGCCTACGGCGCGGTGCGCGCCGGCCAGGGCCTGCTGCTGAGCAGCGAGCCGGGCCAGCAGCAGCTGGCGGCCAGCCAGGCGCTGGCGCAGCTGGCACAGGGCGAGCAGCTGCTGCAGGGGCTGGCCAACGCGGCCCGGCAGCAGCAGGCGCAGCTGCCCAATGACCCGGACCGCCTCCCCGCCCAGGAAGGACTCAAGACCCTGCAGGCCAGCCTGCAGGCGACCCAGAGCGGCAGCGCGGCCGGCCAGCTCCAGGGTGGCGACGGCCAGGCGCCGGGCTGGAGCCACCCGGCGCTGCTGGGCAGCGGCAGCGCGGGCGTGATGAGCCTGACCCCGGCCGACCAGGTGTGGGTGTCGGGCACGCAGACCACACTGCTGGCCGGCACCGCACTGAACTGGGCCAGCCAGGCGCAGCTGGTGCTGGCGGTGGCCGGCGGGCTGGTGCTGTACACCCAGGGCAGCGCCCCGGTCGCGGGCAGTCCCAACCAGGAGCGCGGCATCGCCCTGCACGCCGCGCAAGGCACGCTCAGCGCCCGCGCGCACAAGAACCTGGCCAAGCTCGCCGCCAAGACCCAGGTCCGCATCGTCAGCACCACCGCCGACGTCCAGATCGCCGCCCCGACCAAGCACCTGCTGGCCACGGCGGCCGGCGCCTACATCAAGCTGGACGGCGACGACATCGAACTGGGCGCGCCGGGGGCGATCGAGTTCAAGGGCGGGCAGCAGGTGTGGACGGGGCCGCAGGGGGTAAGTGCGGGGGCAAGCGCTCCCTCAAGTGCGCTCAAATTGTGCGATTTCAAAACGCGGACCGCGGATGCTGGCGGGGATGCGATCGTCCTAATTCAGGGCTGA
- a CDS encoding DUF4123 domain-containing protein, with the protein MLDAIARQLGEHLQRDDADACFLLIDPLLREPFPEEWPPVAAANVWEVPIKHPSVSGTQRPRLIRLDARNVALLEASVAGAVEEQRMPTVEAARGFSIGGWLWLGSPADPSQLARHLARCMQLRAGPGGTSRLIRWHDRRVLEWMWSALSDEQRSRLLGPICAWTVLDRRNRLVTYRTNSERQPGALSLTATQWVHGALNETVQDLLRGWISFASDLPADYLAQAHSAAIAVDAAGVTQRQDRTLMAAYLFQVHLRLLHHPWVQSVVAKAIAGETTLKQALEDIPDPEGWTRIRDELNRSDRRADTDRDMRHG; encoded by the coding sequence ATGTTGGACGCCATCGCTAGACAGTTAGGCGAGCATCTGCAACGCGATGACGCGGATGCGTGCTTTCTTCTCATCGACCCCTTGCTGAGAGAGCCTTTTCCGGAAGAGTGGCCACCAGTCGCGGCCGCGAACGTTTGGGAAGTACCAATCAAGCATCCCAGCGTCTCCGGCACACAACGGCCGCGGCTGATCAGGCTGGACGCGCGCAACGTCGCTTTGCTCGAGGCCAGTGTCGCCGGTGCAGTGGAAGAGCAGCGAATGCCGACCGTCGAGGCAGCACGTGGCTTCAGCATCGGGGGCTGGCTCTGGCTTGGGTCGCCGGCCGACCCCTCACAACTGGCGCGTCACCTGGCCCGTTGCATGCAGTTGCGCGCCGGGCCGGGCGGAACGAGCAGGTTGATCCGCTGGCACGATCGGCGGGTGCTGGAATGGATGTGGTCGGCATTGTCCGATGAGCAACGCAGCAGATTGCTGGGGCCGATCTGCGCGTGGACCGTCCTGGATCGACGCAATCGCCTGGTCACCTATCGGACCAATTCGGAACGCCAGCCTGGCGCGCTGAGCTTGACCGCCACGCAATGGGTCCATGGGGCATTGAACGAGACGGTGCAGGATCTACTGCGGGGCTGGATATCCTTTGCCAGTGACCTCCCCGCCGACTATCTTGCGCAGGCGCACAGCGCAGCCATCGCGGTCGACGCCGCTGGCGTGACGCAACGGCAGGACCGCACCTTGATGGCGGCCTATCTCTTCCAGGTTCACCTGCGCCTGCTCCACCACCCGTGGGTTCAGTCCGTGGTGGCGAAGGCCATCGCCGGCGAAACCACGCTGAAGCAAGCGCTGGAAGACATTCCGGACCCCGAGGGCTGGACCCGGATTCGCGACGAACTCAATCGCAGCGACCGGCGGGCCGACACCGATAGGGACATGCGACATGGCTGA
- a CDS encoding DUF6708 domain-containing protein, giving the protein MDSQEKRDELLKGRSEAVLADDGVSLISFNSTYIEFVNRSFKIKGMAPTLVSSSICVFVTAIAAWVLSSSIARDATASDVAFGVIVLGSIVIAGWITYWKIFLRHDLFTYSYSPVRFNRKRRMVYFFKEKSGKVVKASWDDSSLYFHIGRGSQNNNLRDIRCHLLDSNGYVTDTFTVGHSTDDELRVREQWEFICRYMESGPEHVVDHPLDGVITLSVKPSWKNCYMWVCFVMGTTLFPFRHLLFPIYGLLTLSRWLTFKTCKEPVWPNKVQAECAIQPNDPHRWPEPEYIGQFANREDVYDRAVERSRLRKRR; this is encoded by the coding sequence TTGGATTCCCAGGAGAAAAGGGACGAGCTTTTAAAGGGGCGATCCGAAGCCGTGTTGGCGGATGATGGGGTGTCGCTTATCTCTTTTAACTCGACCTACATAGAGTTCGTCAATCGCTCTTTTAAGATTAAAGGCATGGCGCCAACCCTAGTTTCTTCAAGCATTTGCGTGTTTGTTACTGCTATAGCCGCGTGGGTGTTGTCTAGTTCAATTGCCCGCGACGCAACCGCGAGTGATGTCGCTTTTGGGGTGATTGTACTTGGCTCAATTGTAATTGCTGGATGGATAACATACTGGAAAATTTTCCTCCGACATGATCTTTTTACTTATTCTTACAGTCCCGTTCGATTCAATAGAAAAAGAAGAATGGTGTACTTCTTTAAAGAGAAGTCTGGAAAGGTGGTGAAGGCATCTTGGGATGATAGTTCCTTATATTTTCATATTGGACGAGGCAGTCAAAACAATAATCTGCGCGACATCCGCTGTCACCTGTTAGATAGCAATGGATATGTCACTGACACTTTCACCGTTGGACATAGTACTGACGATGAATTGAGGGTTCGCGAGCAATGGGAGTTTATTTGCCGATACATGGAGTCGGGTCCAGAACATGTGGTCGATCATCCGCTTGATGGTGTAATCACACTTTCCGTCAAACCCAGCTGGAAGAACTGTTACATGTGGGTCTGCTTTGTAATGGGGACAACTTTATTCCCGTTCAGACACCTCCTATTTCCTATTTATGGTCTGTTGACCCTCAGTCGTTGGTTGACATTCAAGACCTGCAAAGAACCCGTGTGGCCAAATAAAGTTCAGGCCGAATGTGCTATTCAACCAAACGACCCCCATCGTTGGCCTGAGCCGGAGTACATCGGGCAGTTCGCAAATCGTGAGGACGTCTACGATCGTGCGGTGGAGCGTAGTCGCTTACGAAAGCGCAGATAG
- a CDS encoding T6SS effector BTH_I2691 family protein: MACDPSKKCPICDQKGLPILPVRYEVSRVQSVKRLPMELSAPFSASQIKLPPDYARYTLRLLRAGYLYVFNERRQQWSGYVVSDDAHLVEYDLRAPAPKLGDAQPCSRMAASQTGRYLVIPDANHPELLGKIWLSFSSAAWTDEILKQHQSADYRRRHMRSIDVAAWAKGGGAQPHMDTIYAAKDKVAEFHLASDYSIANKSGLLGPQTLPAITVSASGPAFSHSLTDMLSFDKDRVDALVATMRQVAGQLSPDSKGVDPAVVAIDDPVGLMADLNQLILEEAIVWAEQPERKEKRESALAITALREAIKNGAVESEETARKDRAMIGQSVMQTLFGRAHTSQFTRPVQEWDDDWFKVEDEDEILRLGAESWEKYQKHLKGGNAYEDYLKNTYTNELKQLGEQLITPLDEAYVAWLECDTFKQHMICSFDAANTRSGMQYQESVVAIISDALGRRKVFDYATSALQQDPAKQESILSRAMVWNLDGAIKQWKAIASKQADSPDWLGFSGALYSGLKEALEKGANNELEGAFSGLAKYIYQLSGPLARMVGGAMDLMAQGSALLLPHKMQLGLMSAVARAGSPNMQLIDLSMYTTPKQATRALANQLAYKAGLSSGQGMRSPARSAMTPGIEVDRTTGGKQFKFNMVMLVDTNRVAQWQSFDIGARSMRNARAGEVAAAVSSQEFDSLLRQSIGRLNSLEFKTGVVATIFAGASLGKLYEDYKKSTVNDSAIKGSNFAAGVAALAGNAIELSGTAAKSIPWGSQKLAQPLGRLMLNAASRAEVVIAGGKWLGAIGGFVSGVLMVSDGLEDGALNKKYGIAMAGLGLTSILLSGLIIFGVAIPFAILMLILVAIVSVVVGFFKPDEMEKWLDKSVHWGQNKSGEFSSLDEQSNALKAMATTAKGGA, encoded by the coding sequence ATGGCCTGTGATCCGTCCAAGAAGTGCCCAATCTGCGATCAAAAGGGATTGCCTATCCTGCCGGTGCGTTACGAGGTGTCGCGAGTGCAGTCTGTCAAGCGGCTGCCCATGGAATTGAGCGCTCCTTTTTCTGCGTCCCAAATTAAGCTGCCGCCCGACTACGCGCGATATACATTGCGGTTATTGCGAGCAGGCTATCTGTATGTTTTTAACGAAAGGCGTCAGCAATGGAGTGGCTATGTAGTCAGCGACGATGCGCATCTGGTTGAATATGATCTGCGAGCCCCTGCGCCCAAGTTGGGTGATGCTCAGCCGTGTTCGCGAATGGCGGCTAGCCAGACCGGGCGCTATTTGGTGATACCAGATGCGAATCACCCTGAACTGTTAGGTAAAATTTGGCTGTCGTTTTCGTCAGCGGCCTGGACAGATGAAATATTGAAGCAACATCAATCGGCGGACTATCGCCGTCGTCATATGCGAAGTATCGACGTCGCCGCCTGGGCAAAAGGTGGTGGTGCGCAGCCGCATATGGACACGATATATGCTGCGAAAGACAAAGTGGCAGAGTTTCATTTAGCATCTGATTATTCAATTGCGAACAAGAGTGGCCTTTTGGGGCCACAGACGTTACCTGCGATCACTGTTTCTGCATCAGGCCCAGCATTTTCTCATAGCCTCACGGATATGTTGAGTTTTGACAAGGACAGAGTGGACGCGCTTGTCGCCACCATGCGGCAAGTAGCAGGCCAGCTTTCTCCTGATAGCAAAGGCGTCGACCCCGCCGTCGTGGCGATAGACGACCCAGTTGGCCTAATGGCTGATCTGAATCAGCTTATCTTGGAAGAAGCGATTGTATGGGCCGAGCAGCCAGAAAGAAAAGAAAAGCGTGAGTCGGCGCTCGCAATTACGGCCCTGCGTGAGGCAATTAAGAATGGCGCTGTAGAAAGCGAGGAAACTGCTCGAAAAGATCGCGCGATGATCGGACAGTCCGTGATGCAGACGCTATTTGGCCGTGCACATACCAGTCAATTTACTCGCCCCGTTCAAGAATGGGATGATGATTGGTTTAAGGTCGAAGATGAAGATGAGATATTGCGCTTGGGCGCCGAATCATGGGAGAAGTATCAAAAGCACCTAAAGGGCGGCAACGCTTACGAGGATTATCTTAAAAATACATATACCAACGAGCTGAAACAGCTTGGCGAGCAATTAATCACTCCGTTAGACGAGGCATATGTGGCTTGGCTGGAATGTGATACTTTCAAGCAGCACATGATCTGCAGTTTCGACGCGGCTAACACTCGCAGTGGAATGCAATATCAAGAATCGGTTGTGGCGATCATCAGTGACGCGCTAGGCCGCAGGAAGGTATTCGACTATGCCACAAGCGCCTTGCAACAAGACCCTGCAAAGCAGGAGTCGATTCTTTCACGTGCCATGGTTTGGAATTTGGACGGCGCGATAAAACAATGGAAGGCTATCGCTTCGAAGCAGGCCGATTCACCAGATTGGCTAGGTTTCTCGGGTGCGCTTTATAGTGGCCTGAAGGAGGCACTTGAAAAAGGCGCGAACAACGAATTGGAAGGCGCGTTTAGTGGGTTGGCCAAATATATCTATCAACTGTCAGGCCCATTAGCGCGCATGGTGGGCGGCGCTATGGATCTGATGGCGCAAGGCAGCGCCCTGCTGCTGCCTCACAAGATGCAGCTGGGCCTGATGTCAGCGGTGGCGCGGGCGGGCTCTCCAAATATGCAGCTGATTGATCTGAGCATGTATACCACGCCTAAGCAAGCCACACGCGCGCTAGCTAATCAGTTGGCTTACAAAGCCGGCTTATCCTCGGGCCAGGGAATGCGCTCGCCAGCCCGCAGCGCCATGACACCTGGAATCGAGGTGGACAGGACGACGGGAGGCAAGCAGTTTAAGTTCAATATGGTGATGCTGGTTGATACCAATCGCGTAGCTCAATGGCAGAGTTTCGACATTGGAGCTAGAAGCATGCGCAATGCCCGAGCTGGTGAGGTGGCCGCAGCAGTAAGCTCACAGGAGTTCGATTCCTTACTGAGACAGAGCATAGGAAGGCTCAATAGCCTTGAGTTCAAAACGGGGGTGGTGGCTACAATTTTTGCTGGCGCAAGCCTTGGTAAGCTCTATGAAGATTATAAAAAATCCACTGTTAATGATAGTGCAATTAAAGGATCGAATTTTGCCGCAGGTGTCGCAGCCCTTGCTGGCAATGCCATAGAACTTAGTGGCACAGCTGCTAAAAGTATTCCATGGGGTTCACAAAAGCTAGCGCAGCCACTAGGACGTTTGATGCTCAATGCGGCTTCGCGAGCAGAAGTGGTTATTGCTGGAGGAAAATGGCTTGGTGCTATCGGTGGGTTTGTGAGTGGGGTTTTAATGGTCAGTGACGGCTTGGAAGATGGCGCGTTAAACAAAAAGTATGGGATTGCCATGGCTGGCCTAGGCCTGACATCCATATTACTTTCCGGACTTATAATTTTTGGCGTCGCAATTCCATTTGCTATTCTGATGCTTATTTTGGTTGCTATTGTAAGCGTTGTCGTTGGGTTCTTTAAGCCAGATGAGATGGAGAAATGGTTAGACAAATCGGTGCACTGGGGCCAAAATAAAAGCGGCGAATTTTCTAGCTTAGATGAGCAGTCTAATGCGCTTAAGGCAATGGCTACAACAGCAAAAGGGGGCGCATAA
- a CDS encoding type VI secretion system Vgr family protein — protein sequence MGQPVLLGLPNVDFNRRAAFYAEQGALAPAWRWELSDRRVYARRSLTTQYEETDLAFVQRLLAEEGIYVWFAHAGDAGSERLGSHTLVLSDHNHAFAALGTVRYHRTDVTEQQDSVQQWVRSCRWRPTTLSRASWDYRSLSLRPAGAEGTPLGDIGAEDVDTAGPYGWQDSTRGQRRAQQQLDAQQVAAQTIQGQGSWRQLAPGTRFGLRQHASVAADARFLCLQVRHQARNNLGADVFDALEQSLGAVAVAGAPLPPALAGLGGGYAPAQDAAEVAFYRNQFTALPATATYRPQTEDGHGVRLHPKPTVAGTLSAIVVSDGDPVQSDRDHRIKVQFPFQRGADASSALAHPAGEDNAPGSASAWTWVRVMTPWAGDNWGGVVLPRKGQEVLVGFLEGDIDRPVVIGSVYNGRGQDEAAHNQVGGGGAGATGNAPAWFQGNAHGAVFTGFKSQALAQSQDGTGGYQQLRLDDTPGQGRAQLSTTQHASTLTLGHLKGGSDNLREGERGYGVELSTQAYGAVRAGQGLLLSSEPGQQQLAASQALSQLEQGEQLLQALADAARQQQAQLPNDPDRLPAQDGLKTLQASLKATQGGSADGQAPGWSRPALLGSGSAGVMSLTPADQVWVSGTQTTLLAGTALNWASQAQLVLAVAGGLVLYTQGSAPVAGSPNQERGIALHAAQGTLSARAHKNLAKLAAKTQVRIVSTTADLQIAAPTKHLLATAAGAYIKLEGDDIELGAPGTIEFKGGQQVWTGPQGATSNAVVPNATLKPCPQDTTTKAAGGAAYI from the coding sequence TTGGGCCAGCCAGTGTTGCTCGGGCTGCCCAATGTCGATTTCAATCGCCGCGCTGCGTTTTACGCCGAGCAAGGCGCGCTGGCGCCGGCGTGGCGCTGGGAGCTGTCCGACCGCCGCGTGTACGCCAGGCGCAGCCTGACCACGCAGTATGAAGAGACCGACCTGGCCTTCGTGCAGCGGCTGCTGGCCGAAGAAGGGATCTATGTCTGGTTCGCGCATGCCGGCGATGCCGGCAGCGAGCGCCTGGGCAGCCACACCCTGGTGCTGTCGGACCACAACCACGCCTTCGCCGCGCTGGGCACGGTGCGCTATCACCGCACCGACGTCACCGAGCAGCAGGACAGCGTGCAGCAGTGGGTGCGGTCGTGTCGCTGGCGCCCGACCACGCTGTCGCGGGCCAGCTGGGACTACCGCAGCCTGAGCCTGCGCCCGGCCGGCGCCGAGGGCACGCCGCTGGGGGACATCGGCGCCGAGGACGTGGACACCGCCGGCCCCTATGGCTGGCAAGACAGCACGCGCGGCCAGCGCCGCGCGCAGCAGCAGCTCGATGCGCAGCAGGTGGCGGCGCAGACCATCCAGGGCCAGGGCAGCTGGCGCCAACTGGCGCCGGGCACGCGTTTCGGGCTGCGCCAGCATGCGAGCGTGGCTGCCGATGCGCGGTTCCTGTGCCTGCAGGTGCGGCACCAGGCGCGCAACAACCTGGGCGCGGACGTATTCGATGCGCTGGAGCAGTCGCTGGGCGCGGTGGCGGTGGCCGGCGCGCCGCTGCCGCCGGCGTTGGCGGGCCTGGGCGGCGGGTATGCGCCGGCGCAGGACGCCGCTGAGGTGGCGTTCTATCGCAACCAGTTCACCGCGTTGCCGGCGACGGCGACGTACCGGCCGCAGACCGAGGACGGCCATGGCGTGCGCCTGCATCCCAAGCCGACGGTGGCCGGCACGCTGAGCGCGATCGTGGTCAGCGACGGCGACCCGGTGCAGTCCGACCGCGACCACCGGATCAAGGTGCAGTTCCCGTTCCAGCGCGGTGCCGATGCCAGCAGCGCGCTGGCGCACCCGGCCGGGGAGGACAACGCGCCGGGCAGCGCGTCGGCGTGGACCTGGGTGCGGGTGATGACGCCATGGGCCGGCGACAACTGGGGCGGCGTGGTGCTGCCGCGCAAGGGCCAGGAAGTGCTGGTGGGGTTCCTGGAAGGGGACATCGACCGGCCGGTGGTGATCGGCAGCGTGTACAACGGGCGCGGCCAGGACGAGGCGGCGCACAACCAGGTCGGCGGCGGCGGGGCCGGGGCCACCGGCAATGCGCCGGCGTGGTTCCAGGGCAACGCGCACGGCGCGGTGTTCACCGGGTTCAAGAGCCAGGCGCTGGCGCAAAGCCAGGACGGCACCGGCGGTTACCAGCAGCTGCGTCTGGACGACACCCCCGGCCAGGGCCGCGCGCAGCTGTCGACCACCCAGCACGCCAGCACCTTGACCCTGGGCCACCTGAAGGGCGGCAGCGACAACCTGCGCGAAGGCGAGCGCGGCTACGGGGTGGAACTGTCCACCCAGGCCTACGGCGCGGTGCGCGCCGGCCAGGGCCTGCTGCTGAGCAGCGAGCCGGGCCAGCAGCAGCTGGCGGCCAGCCAGGCGCTGTCGCAGCTGGAACAGGGCGAGCAGCTGCTGCAGGCGCTGGCCGACGCGGCCCGGCAGCAGCAGGCGCAGCTGCCCAATGACCCGGACCGCCTCCCCGCCCAGGACGGGCTCAAGACCCTGCAGGCCAGCCTGAAGGCGACGCAGGGTGGAAGCGCCGACGGCCAGGCGCCGGGCTGGAGCCGCCCGGCGCTGCTGGGCAGCGGCAGCGCGGGCGTGATGAGCCTGACCCCGGCCGACCAGGTGTGGGTGTCGGGCACGCAGACCACGCTGCTGGCCGGCACCGCCTTGAACTGGGCCAGCCAGGCGCAGCTGGTGCTGGCGGTGGCCGGCGGGCTGGTGCTATACACTCAGGGCAGCGCCCCGGTCGCCGGCAGCCCCAACCAGGAGCGCGGCATCGCCCTGCACGCCGCGCAAGGCACGCTCAGCGCCCGCGCGCACAAGAACCTGGCCAAGCTCGCCGCCAAGACCCAGGTCCGCATCGTCAGCACCACCGCCGACCTCCAGATCGCCGCCCCGACCAAGCACCTGCTGGCCACGGCGGCCGGCGCCTACATCAAGCTGGAAGGCGACGACATCGAACTGGGCGCGCCGGGGACGATCGAGTTCAAGGGCGGGCAGCAGGTGTGGACGGGGCCGCAAGGGGCGACCAGCAATGCTGTCGTGCCCAACGCTACGTTGAAGCCTTGCCCGCAGGACACCACGACGAAGGCCGCTGGCGGCGCTGCGTACATCTAG
- a CDS encoding DUF4123 domain-containing protein — MHHRFYTNHRYGIINPLQIEVDAWINWPSVSIAPKELRGQSDILPRLINFSTLSHSHQIELLDHMQEWEKSNPRMTYFSALLTSDADERKVVNHLARQMLQKTSDRECMLLRFYDPRVFGHLQWILDERQINYLLGPIEKWSWRLLDGSWAYQPRSADTGGLGLKLTESQWGVLSRIGVLNRTSVHLTSAGIPVGDIRFVASVIEQAYERWGMEDESDIFLFVEQVLLTHLGIHDHPELSRRLEQVQMGQVSYVGACLDLDITKLSKDVIGAASNKTWSVYGL, encoded by the coding sequence ATGCATCATCGATTTTACACGAATCATCGCTACGGAATAATCAATCCGTTGCAAATTGAAGTTGATGCTTGGATCAACTGGCCTTCTGTGTCGATAGCTCCCAAAGAGCTTCGCGGGCAATCCGATATATTGCCGAGGCTAATAAATTTCAGCACATTGAGCCATTCCCACCAAATTGAGTTGCTGGACCATATGCAGGAGTGGGAAAAGTCTAACCCTAGGATGACGTATTTCAGTGCGCTTCTAACAAGCGACGCTGACGAGAGAAAAGTGGTTAATCATTTGGCTAGGCAGATGTTGCAAAAAACCTCAGATAGGGAGTGCATGCTCCTGCGCTTCTATGACCCTCGCGTGTTTGGTCATCTGCAGTGGATTCTGGATGAGCGCCAGATCAACTATCTCTTAGGGCCGATAGAGAAATGGTCATGGCGCCTGCTAGATGGTTCATGGGCTTATCAACCACGCTCAGCGGACACCGGCGGACTTGGACTGAAATTGACCGAATCCCAATGGGGGGTACTAAGCCGAATTGGGGTTCTGAATCGTACAAGCGTTCATCTTACAAGCGCGGGAATCCCAGTTGGCGACATTCGCTTTGTAGCGAGTGTGATAGAACAGGCCTATGAACGCTGGGGCATGGAAGATGAATCTGACATCTTTTTGTTTGTTGAACAAGTGCTGCTCACGCATCTTGGCATCCATGACCATCCTGAGCTCTCACGACGATTGGAACAAGTTCAGATGGGTCAAGTTAGCTATGTAGGCGCATGCCTTGATCTGGACATTACGAAACTGAGTAAGGACGTAATTGGCGCTGCAAGTAACAAGACATGGAGTGTATATGGCCTGTGA